Genomic window (Penaeus vannamei isolate JL-2024 chromosome 7, ASM4276789v1, whole genome shotgun sequence):
tatacatatatatctatatctatatctatatctatatccatatatatatacatacatatatttacatatacatatacatacatatacatatatatatatatatatatatatatatatatatatatatatgtatatatatatatatatatatatatatatatatatatatatatatatatatatatatatatatatatctgtgtgtgtgtgtgtgtgtgtgtaaatatacatcctGTATATGTCTCTATTTCTACACACAGAACACGCACATgattcatctctctctgtgtatacctatctatctacacatactctatatatcaatctacctcTAAATCTACAAGCATGTGCACAAGCGATCTCGTGTGTAATTTAACTTTTCTTGCCTTCATTTATGCTAACTCTCCCTTCTCTGTTGCAGGCGCAGTGGCGAAAGACACGTGGCTGAAAATACGGAACTGTCACCGCGATGCCCTCAGGAGGCAGAAGAAACTGAAGGGCAGAACCGGCTCGCGTGCGGCTGCCATCAAGCCATGGAAGTATCAGCAACAAATGGAGTTTCTGATACCGTACATGGCCATCAGTACAAATGTCAGTGACGCTGACATTGACGCTCTAGGAATAACGGAAGGCGACAACAGATCAGAAGAAGATCCCACCGCCATCCCGTGTGAATATCTGTTTCCCTCCATcgtgcatgatgatgatgatgttgaaggtcACGATGACGATGGCAGCACGAGCAGCGTAGACGTTTCAACTCTTTcacaggaaatgaagaaaaggaaaattgtagATATCCGGAAGGAGAGAACGGATATTAGTGTTTTGTTCAAGCAGTCTTTGGAAAACCGTGAAAGGACATCCCAAGAGAGGTTGCTGGAAGGAAAAGAGACGCATGGACGGCTGGAGGAAGGAGACCCACTGTACTACTTTTTCATGAGCATGTACACAACGACGGCCAAAATGCCGCCAGCGTCACAACACATGATCAAGCGAGAAGTCTTCCGCATAGTTTCTGACGCAGAGGAGGCTTTGCTAGCTATGCCACTTTATCCTACAGATCATTCCTCTCCGCCCTAGCATAATTTGAACACTTGTTCTTTTAAATAGTAGAAATGCCTCTTACATTCATTGCAGTCATCCATTCCACTGACTTCCTATATTATCACTGGataatacaaatatcattatattttgtaaATTGAAGTATCTTTGgcagtatctttttttttgattGGGCTAAGGCATTCATTCTTTGTGATTGTTTATCTTGAAAATGATTTCGGCCTGTTTGAAATTGTCATTTCTGACGGCTTTGAAATCAACATTTGATTTTCTGTGTTCTCTTCTATAATTatgaatacataatacacacagtCTTTTCCCAAGCACGTAGTTTGAAGTTTGTTACTTACACTTCAAACTGgaaatatttcattatatatctaaAACATAGCTTGTCACACTTTGTTACCAAAAATGTATGCTTTATCTTCTGTGCAATTATTCAATTTTAAAAGCCATTACTAAGTATCCTTGGTTTTGTTGGGTCTCATTGGGTTCTCTTTTATTATATTCCCTTATGGGTTATAAGCTTTTAAAAAAGAAGCAATGATTTTGTACTCAGAATAATGCATTACATTTGAAATAGTTTAGgccttatttacataaatatcagTGTGTTTTTATAACACGAGATTCAGGCCCAAGGACTTTATTTTACTTACATTCATATCCATTACAGTAAAGGTATAAAAAAACACCTCTTTGTTTACACAAATAGTGGTTCATAACAACTAAGATATTTCCTATATAATTTGTCATTATCGAAAatactttatttgtttgtattcagATACCTATGTATTGACTAATATACACTATcataaaaagaaagttaaaagttGAATCAATTTTTTCAACATTATATAGGTCCTACAATATAGAGTATTACTAGCCTGTGCTACATTTATGTTCAATTGTATTTAAATTGTGATATGTACTATTACATAATTATTAACTTCTCAGTACCAACTCTGGCTTTTAATATGGTATGTAAAGATACTTCCATAAATGCATCTATTCTGCTCCAGTCAATGAAAACATGGTTGTTTGCAAAAACAGAAATCCTCTTTGTTCAATTGCTGCATACAATTCAAGTTCTAATCCATTTCTTAGAAAGATAAGAAGGTTGCTAATTAATATTTACACATTCGTCACTAAAGTTTTATTACAAAATCTATAATTATGTTTACCATAGGTGAGTATTACATAATCATCTAACTATTTTTCACTCTTAATTAAATTAAAAGAATCAAACCAAAAGAAAATCAGCCAATCTATTGGTAAAAAAATTAAGTGAAAGAGTGataaatgcatgcataaatattctttatatatatatatatatatatatatatatatatatatatatatatatatatatatatatatatatatatatatatatatttcactctaCAACTTCTAGTATGCTTAGGTTACTCCCTCGACGTCTGTTCTTCAAATGTGCCTGAAAATACACaagcaattttattttttataaagaaaatgaaatggtatatcatgattttgataatgtaAGACTAGAAGTTTAACACCTAAAATGTGATGTTGCAAATAACCTTAGTGCTTAATCATGATGTTGATTAgagtaaaattatatttatagagTCAactgcaaacacatatacacacagatacccaTGAGCAAGCACTCATCTACATCTACACTTGtcacactaactcacacaaaTAAACGAAGCAAATActcaaagaaaaaggtaaaaatatgtACCTATAACTTCTAAGAAATTTAAATAACTACCTGTAAAATGTCAACAAAGGCATCTCTTCCAAGCAATTCATAAGCAACCCCTAAGATATGACTGATGGCTTTGTGGAATACTTCTCCTCCAAAGGTAAACATATTGTGACCGAACTCCAGTCCCATTCCttgggaagaaaaacaaacaagcatttAGTCATCATCGTTAAAGTATCATtgcgcatttttcttttttctttcttgttatggcatatcataaataaagaaataaatatatgtatatgtatatacatatgtttgtatatgtgtgtattatacaaaataacaatataatttcTGACATTTTTTATAATATAGTGGTTATCTATACGTTGATCATTAATTCCAATTAACTTTCAGTATAAATCAGGTATTTTGAATGAGCAAtaaaaaaattagataaattaaCAGTT
Coding sequences:
- the LOC113815016 gene encoding uncharacterized protein isoform X1, whose amino-acid sequence is MRFGLRLLALYSTRTVSRTRNETGNAAPVRTSRRHVVNGASSEARHVSCGREGAVAKDTWLKIRNCHRDALRRQKKLKGRTGSRAAAIKPWKYQQQMEFLIPYMAISTNVSDADIDALGITEGDNRSEEDPTAIPCEYLFPSIVHDDDDVEGHDDDGSTSSVDVSTLSQEMKKRKIVDIRKERTDISVLFKQSLENRERTSQERLLEGKETHGRLEEGDPLYYFFMSMYTTTAKMPPASQHMIKREVFRIVSDAEEALLAMPLYPTDHSSPP
- the LOC113815016 gene encoding uncharacterized protein isoform X2, whose product is MSSIEELIEAVRRESVLYDTGHPDYAKGSLKDEIWAQIASALQYKDGAVAKDTWLKIRNCHRDALRRQKKLKGRTGSRAAAIKPWKYQQQMEFLIPYMAISTNVSDADIDALGITEGDNRSEEDPTAIPCEYLFPSIVHDDDDVEGHDDDGSTSSVDVSTLSQEMKKRKIVDIRKERTDISVLFKQSLENRERTSQERLLEGKETHGRLEEGDPLYYFFMSMYTTTAKMPPASQHMIKREVFRIVSDAEEALLAMPLYPTDHSSPP